Sequence from the Stenotrophomonas sp. 364 genome:
CGTGTCCAACTACGTCCGCCCCGGCACGCCGCTGGATGACGAAGCGCAGAAGCGCGCCACCTCGGTCTATTTCCCGGGTTTTGTGGTGCCGATGCTGCCCGAGACGCTGTCCAACGGCATCTGCTCATTGATGCCCAAGGTCGACCGCATGTGTTTCGTCTGCGACATGCAGGTGAACCGCGACGGCGAGGTGATCCATTCGCGCTTCTACGAAGCGGTGATGAATTCGCACGCCCGCCTGACCTACAACCAGGTCTGGCAGGCGGTCGGTGAAAACGACCCGGCAGTACGCAAGGAAATCGCTGCGGTGCTGCCGCAGGTCGAGCGCCTGCACCAGCTGTACAAGGTGCTGGCCAAGGCCCGTACCAAGCGCGGCGCGATCGAGTTCGAATCGTCTGAAGTGCGCTTCGTGCTCGACAACACCGGCGAAGTGACCCAGGCCGGCATGCTGGTGCGCAACGATGCGCACAAGCTGATCGAAGAATGCATGATTGCCGCCAACGTGCAGGCCGCGCGTTACCTGCTGCACAAGCAGGTGCCGGCGCCGTTCCGCGACCATGCCAAACCGCCGGAAGCCAAGTACGAGGACCTGCTGGAGTTCCTGAAGGAATTCAAGCTGAGCCTGCCGCCGTGGTCGAAGGTGCAGCCGGGTGATTACACCAAGCTGCTCAAGAAGGTGCGCGAGCGCCCGGATGCGGCGCTGCTGGAATCGGTGCTGCTGCGCAGCCAGAGCCTGGCCGTGTATTCGCCGGACAACCAGGGCCACTTCGGCCTGTCGCTGGACGCGTACGCGCACTTCACCTCGCCGATTCGCCGTTACCCGGATCTGCTGGTGCACCGTGCTATCAAGCATGCACTCAGTGGCGCGCCGGCGGAGAAGTACACCTATTCCCCGCGCGAAATGGCCGCGCTGGCGCTGCAGTGTTCCGAGCGCGAGCGCCGGGCCGATGAGGCCGAGCGCGAAGTGGACGAACGCTACCGCGCCGCGTGGATGGAAAAGCATGTGGGCGGCCAGTTCGACGGTGTGATCAGCGGCGTGACCAGTTTCGGCCTGTTCGTCGAACTGGACGAATCCAAGGTCAACGGCCTGGTCCACGTGACCCAGCTGCCGCACGACTATTACCAGTTCGATGCCACCCGCAAGACGCTCAGCGGCGAACGCCGTGGCAAGGCCTACCGGCTGGGCGACCGCGTGCGCATCCTGGTGCTCAAGGCCAGCATGGAAGAGCGCAAGATCGACTTCCGCCTCGTCGAAGAGCAGGGCGACGAGGTGGACGAACTGCCGCCGCGTGGCCAGCCAGCCAAGCGCAAGAAGCAGAAGTACTGAAAGACGGGCGTACCGGCTATCGGCCGGTACGCCAGGGCCGCCCTGCCGGTGCGGCCACACCAAAACGGTGGGTACCGACCGTTACCCGGTGGGTGCCGACCGTTGGTAGGTACGCCTCAACCGGACCCCGCACCCCGATTCGGAGCGCGCCAATGCCCGACCTCCCCGAATACAGCGGCGGCTGCCAGTGCGGCGCCATCCGCTTCCACGTCCGCGGCGAACTCACCGACAGTTCGATCTGCCATTGCCGGATGTGCCAGAAAGCCTTCGGTGCCTATTACGCACCGCTGGTGTCGGTGCGCACCGTCGAGTTCACCTGGACCCGGGGCGAGCCGCGCCGATTTGCCTCTTCCAACCTGGTCCAGCGGGGTTTCTGCCCCGACTGCGGCACGCCGCTGACCTACGAAGCGCCGAACGGGATGGCCGTTGCCGCCGGGGCCTTTGACGAACCTGCGCGCCTGCCGCCGACCGTGCAGTACGGCACCGAAGCCAAGCTGCCGTTCGTGGATACGTTGGGGTCGCTGCGCGTTATCCGCGACGAGGATGACCCCGAGATGGCGCTGCTGCAGGGCCTGGTCAGCCACCAGCACCCCGACCACGACACCCCCTGACGCCGCCGCGCCGCAGGGTCGGGCCCCCGTCGTGAACGCCCGGCGGGGCAGGCGGGGCCTTGATGCTCTACCATTACCACCCCCTGTACCGGTCGTGCCCCCGCAATGAGCAAGCAAAGCCAGTGGATCGTCGGCGTCAACGCTGTCGCCTCTTCGATCGAGAACGATGCCGAGAACGTCCGCGAGGTGCTGATCGAAGCCAGCGCGAAGAATCCGCGGCTGGTGGAAATCGAAGAGAACGCGCGCCGCAAGGGCATCGACGTGCGCAAGGTCAACACCCAGGCGCTCGATGGCGTGGGCGGCTCGGTACGCCACCAGGGCGTGGCCGCGCGCTACCAGGCGGCACGCACCTACGGTGAGAACGAACTGGAAGGCCTGGTCGAGGCCGCCGAGGGCAAGGCCCTGCTGCTGATCCTCGACGAGGTGCAGGACCCGCACAACCTCGGCGCCTGCCTGCGCAGCGCGGCGGCCGCCGGTGCCACCGCAGTGATCATTCCCAAGGACAAGTCGGCCACGGTCAACGCCACCGTGCGCAAGACCTCGGCCGGTGCGGCCGACCGCATCCCGGTGGTGGCGGTGACCAACCTGTCGCGCTGCCTGAAGGACCTGCAGAAGCTGGGGGTGTGGATCTACGGCCTGGCCGGTGAAGCCACCGCGTCGCTGTACTCGATCGACCTGAAGGGCAACGTGGCGCTGGTGCTGGGCGGCGAAGCCGACGGCCTGCGCCGCCTGACCCGTGAAAACTGCGATGGCCTGGTCAAGATTCCGATGCCGGGCGATATCGAGAGCCTGAACGTCTCCGTCGCCACCGGCGTGAGCCTGTTCGAGGCCGTCCGCCAGCGCGGCCTGTAACCCGCCCGCGCGCGGCGCCGAACGGCAGCCGACCAACGGTCGGCTCTACCCGGCGGGGGTTGCCGCGTGGTGCTGCATCGTCGCGATCCCGGAATGGGTAGAGCCGACCGTTGGTCGGCTAGCTTGCCAAGCGTGGTGCCGGAGGGCAGCCGACCAACGGTCGGCTCTACGCGGTGGGGTCACCGCGTGCTGCTGTGTCGTCGCAATCCCAGAATGGGTAGAGCCGACCGTTGGTCGGCTAGCGCGCGGCGCGCGGTGCCTGAGGGCAGCCGATCAACGGTCGGCTCTACGCGGTGGGGTCACCGCGTGCTGCTGTGTCATCGCGATCCCGGAATGGGTAGAGCCGACCGTTGGTCGGCTAGCGTGCGACGCGCGCTGCTTGAGGGCAGCCGACCAACGGTCGGCTCTACACGGTGGGGTACCCGCGTGCTGCTGCGTCGTCGCGATCCCTGAATGGGTGGACCCGACCAGGGATCAGCCTGCGCTGCCGCCCAATGCCTTGAACAACGTTACATCGTTGATCAACTGTCGCTGCCTCACCGAGGCCAGCGACAGCTCCGCATCGCGTCGGGTCTGCTGCGCTTCCAGCCAGGTGCGCAGGTCGGTGGCGCCTACCCGGTAGCGCACTTCGTACATCTTCTCGATCGCAACCGCTTCGTCGTAGGACGCCTGCGAGGCGGCCACCTGCGTGGCGAACTGCGTGCGCGCCGACAGGGCGTTGTCCACTTCCGACAGCGCGGTGTACAGCGTGCGGCGGAAGCCGTTGGCGGCGATCTGATAATCGGTACCGGCCAGCCGGGTGTTCAACTGGGCCTGGCGCACATTGAGGAACGGCAACGACAGCCCGGCACCGAGCGTGGCCACCGGGTTCTTCAGCACGTCCGACAGTGAGGTTGCGCCGGTGCCGACGCTGCCGGTGAGGCTGAGCGCCGGGTAGTACTGGGTGGCGGTCACCTTGATGGTTTTCAGGCTGTTGCGCAGGCGCAGTTCGGCCGCGCGCAGGTCCGGGCGTCGGCCGAGCAGATCAGCCGGCAGGCCTTCGGCCACCACCGGGCTACCCACGCGCGCCAACTGCTGCGGCTCGTCGGACAGTGCCAGCGGCTGGCCGTCCAGCAGCACGGTCAGCGCATTGCGCGCGGCGACACGCTGCTGCTCCAGCGCACTCTGCGCGGCGCGTTGGGCCTCCAGGCTCTGGGCTGCCTGGCGTACTTCCAGGCGCGACACCGCCCCGGCGTCGAAGCGGGCCTGGACCAGCTCGCGGGTGCGCTGCAGACGGTCCAGGTTGGCCTGGCCGGCGGCAATGGACTGGTTGAGGAACGCCAGCGTCCAGTACTGCGTGGCCACGTCGCTGATCACCAGCAGGGCGGTGTTCTGCAGATCTTCCTGGCTGGCCTGGGCTTCCCACTGGGCGATGTCACGCTGGGTGCGCAGACGGCCCCACAGGTCGATCTCCCATTGCAGGGATACGCCGGCCGAGCTGCCGCGGTTCCAGTCCGCGCTCTGGTCGATCGGGCGGTTGCCGCTGCTGCTGACGCTGCCCGAGGGCTGCGGCCACAGCGCGTTGTCGGCCAGCCCGGCCTGCAGGCGCGCGCGCTGCACGGCCAGCCCGGCCGAGACCAGATCCGTGTTGGCGGCCAGGGCGCGGTCGATCACACGGTCCAGGCCGGGGTCACCAAACTGGGTCCACCAGGCATCGCTGCGCACATCCGAGGTCACTGCATGCGGCTGCTCGGTGACGGGTTCAGTGGGGGTGTTCAAACGGGCATCGCCCCGGCCGTAGCTGGCCGGCACCGCCGGTGCATCGACCTGGTAGTGGCCGGTGCTGACACACGCCGACAGCGACACGGTGGCGGCGCAGGCCAGGGCCAGCGGACGCAGGTGGGCAAACAGGAAAGTTGGGGTCTTCATTCGCGCGCCAGCGCCTCCACGGGATCAAGTTGGGCGGCATTGCGCGCCGGCAGGAAGCCGAACGCCACGCCGATCAGGCTGGAGCAGGCGAACGCGGCCACGATGGATGCGGTCGAGAACAGCATCTGGAAGTCCGGGGCGAACTTGCCGAACAACCAGCCGACCACCAGCGACAGGCCGACGCCGAGCAGGCCGCCGAGCAGGCAGACCAGCACCGCCTCGATCAGGAACTGCTGACGGATGTCGCTCTGCCGCGCGCCGACGGCCATGCGCACGCCGATCTCGCGGGTGCGCTCGGTCACCGATACCAGCATGATGTTCATCACCCCGATGCCACCCACCAGCAGCGCGATCGCGGCGATGGCGCTGATCAGCAGCGTCATCGTGCGGGTGGTCTGCTCGATGGTCTGGCGGATCTCGGCGCTGTTGCTGAGGAAGAAGTCCTCGGTGCCATGCCGCATGATCAGCAGCTTGGAAATCGCCGACTGCGCGGCATCCATCGGAGTGGCGTCATCCACGCGCACGGTGATGCTGGACACATGGCTCTGGCCCAGCATGCGCGACATCACCGTGGTGTAGGGCACCCACACGCTCAGGCTGGTGCTGCCACCGAAGCCGAAACTCTGCCGCTGCGCCACGCCGACCACGCGTACCGGCACGTTGCCCAGCAGGATCACCTGGCCCACCGGGTCTTCGCCATTGGGGAAGAACTGGGTGCGGGTGTTCTCATCGATGATCGCCACCTGGGCCAGGCTGCGCACCGCATCGGTGTCGAAGAAGCTGCCGGCGATCAGGGTGACGCCCTTGACCCGGAAGAACTGCTCGCCCACGCCGTTGACCTGCGCGGTGGCCGACTGGTTGCGGTAGCGCGCGGTCACCGAAGAGGACACGCTGGGGGTGGCACTGTCGATGTAGCTCTGCCGGCCCAGCGCATCGGCGTCACTGGCCTTGAGCGTCTGCACCCGCGCCGAGCGCATGTCGCCGAAACCGCGCCCGGGATAGACATCGATCGTGTTGGTGCCCAGCGCGCTGATGTTCTGCAGGATCTGCTGCTGCGAGCCATTGCCCATCGCCACCACCGAGACCACCGAGGCGATGCCGATGATGATGCCGAGCATGGTCAGGAAGGTGCGCAGGCGGTGCGCGTTCATCGCCAGCAGCGCCATGCGGAACGCTTCGGTGAAGCGGTCGCGGGCGGCGCGCCAGCTGTGGCCCTTGCCGGCGGCCACGGTGGGCTGGCGCTGCGCGCGGTAGCTCGGTGCCTTGTCGTTGATACGGTCGGCGATGATCTCGCCGTCGCGGATCTCGATGATGCGCTGGGCATGTTCGGCCACGCTCATGTCGTGGGTGACGATGATGATGGTGTGGCCTTCGGCATGCAGCTCGCCGAGGATGCCCATCACTTCTTCGCCGGATTTCGTGTCCAGTGCACCGGTCGGCTCATCGGCCAGGATCACCTCGCCGCCGTTCATCAGCGCACGCGCGATCGACACGCGCTGCTGCTGGCCGCCGGAGAGCTGGCCGGGCTTGTGGTTCATGCGGTCGCCCAATCCGAGCCGCTGCAGCAGCTGTTCGGCGCGCGCGGTGCGCACCGGGCCGGGGCTGCCGGCATACACCGCCGGCACGGCCACGTTGCCGCGCGCGTCCAGGTCGCCCAGCAGGTGGTACCGCTGGAAGATGAAACCGAAATGCTCGCGGCGCAGCTCGGCCAGTTCGTCGGGCAGCATGCTGCCGGTTTCGCGGCCGGCCACCTGGTAGCTGCCGCGGGTCGGGCGGTCCAGGCAGCCGAGGATGTTCATCAGCGTGGATTTGCCCGACCCGGACTGGCCGACAATGGCGACGATCTCGCCGGCGGCGATGTCCAGGTTGACGTCGCGCAGCACCGCGATGGTTTCATCGCCCGCCGGAAACTCGCGGCGCAGGTCACGCAGGCGCAGCAGCGGCGTGCCGGTGGATGCCGGGGTCATCGACGCGGTCCGCCCATGCCCGGGCCACCGATCCGCATCTGCGCACCGCCGCGGCCACCACTGCCGCTGCCGCCGGCGGCAGCGCCACCTTCACCCACCACCACCTTCTCGCCTTCCTTCAACCCGGACAGCACTTCGGCCGTGGCGCCGTTGTTGATGCCGATCTTGACCTTGCGCGGCGTGGGCATGCCGTCGGCATCGGCCACGCGCACCATGTACTGGCCATCGCGGGTCTTCGGGCCCAGCGCCACGGCCGGAATGGTCAGCACGCCCTTGGCCTGCTTGAGCATCACCGACACCTGCGCGGTCATGTCGATGCGCAGCGTGCCGTCGGGGTTTTCCACGTCGAACAGCGCGTTGTAGTACACCGCGCTGCTGGCGCTGGAACTGGACGAACTGGAACTGGATGCGCTGTCGTTGGCGATCGACGACGGTGCCGGGTTCACCTGGCGCAGGGTGGCGTGGTACTTGCGATCCGGCTCGCCCAGCGTGGTGAAGTACACCGGCATGCCGGCCTTGATCTTCACCACGTCCGCCTCGGACACCTCGGCGTTGACCGTCACCAGGTCCAGCCGCGCCAGCATCACGATGGTCGGTGCGGTCTGGTTGGCGTTGACGGTGCGGCCTTCTTCGGCCACCACCGCCACCACGGTGCCGTCCATCGGCGCGGTGATGCGGGTATAGGCCAGGTTGGCGCGGGCGGTGCCCAGTTCGGTTTCGCGGCCCTTGATCTGTGCGTCGTAGGACTGGATCTGGGCACGCGCGGTTTTCAGCTTCGCATCGGCGGCGTCGTATTCGGCGCGCGAGGTGGCCTCGGCGGCGAGCATCTGCTGCTGGCGGGCGAATTCCAGCTCGGCTTCGCGCAGGCTGGCCTGCTGCACCGAGCGCTGGGCCTTGACCTGGTCCAGCGTGGCCTGCGCGTTGAGCACCTGGTTCTGCTGGGTAGTGGCGTCGATCTCGGCGATCAGGTCGCCCTGCTTGACGCCATCGCCCAGCTGGACCTTCAGCGACTTGATCTGGCCCGAGGCCTGCGCACCCACGCTGACCAGCTTGTAGGCGTCGATCACCCCGGTGGCTTCCACGGTCTGTTCGATGTCCCCGCGGCTGACCGGCGTGGTGGCCAGGGCCGGTGCGGCCGGCTTGCGCAGGGTCCATGCGACAATGGCACCCAGCACGGCAATCACGATGATCAACAGCAGCACGCGGCCGCGACGGGTGGTGGGCAGGCGGGGCTTCACGATGATCGTCTACTCGGCAGGCCGGCGTGCGGCGTTGTCAGCATTGTGAAGAGCGCTACGCGAAGGCTCAACACTCGCCATGTGTCGCCGCGTAACCAGACCGGGGCCGGTGTGTGTCGTTGTGTGTCTGGTGCTGCATTTGAAACATGCGTACGTAAACCACTGGATGCGGTTCAGCTCCCGACAGGGGATCATGGCCGCATGGAGACTCTCAATCCGATGCATCGACTGCTGATCGTCGACGACGACAACGACATCCGCCAGCTGCTGGCCGAACAGCTGGGCCGTGCCGGCTACCAGGTGAGCACGGCCAGCGATGGCCATGGCATGCGCCAGGTACTCGAACGCGAGCACGTGGACCTGATCGTGCTCGACCTCAACCTGCCGCGTGAAGACGGGCTTACCCTGTGCCGCGACCTGCGCGCGCGCTCCAATACGCCGGTGATCATGCTCACCGCACGCAGCGAGCCGATCGACCGCGTGCTGGGCCTGGAGATGGGCGCCGACGATTACCTGGGCAAGCCGTTCGAACCGCGCGAACTGCTGGCGCGCATCCGCAACGTGCTGCGTCGCACCGAAGCGCTGCCGGCCAACCTGGAGCCGCTGGCCATCCGCCGCGCCCGGTTCTCGCACTGGATCTTCGACCTGGAGCATCGCCACCTGCTCGATCCCGATGGCCGTGTGGTGGTGCTGTCCGGGGCGGAGTTCCGGCTGCTGCGGGTGTTTGTCGGGCATGCCAACAAGGTGTTGTCTCGCGAGCAGCTGGTGGCGCTGAGCAGCGGCCGCAGCTATGAATCGCAGGACCGCGCGATCGACCTGCAGGTGAGCCGGCTGCGCAACAAGCTGGCCGACGACGGCGGCAGCGACGGATTGATCAAGACCGTGCGCAACGAAGGGTATGTGCTGGCCACGGCAGTGACCCTGGAATGAATCGCCTGCGCCGCTTCTTCGCCTCGATGGTGGGGCGCCTGTTCGTGATCCTGCTGCTGGGCATGAGCGTGGCCGCGATCGGCGCGACCATGCTGGCCAGCTCAAAGCGCCAGCAGGAGTTCGAGCGGCAGAACCTCAACCGCATCGCCGACCGCCTGCAGGGTTACGTCAACCTGCTCGATGGCAACCCCGAGCTGCGCGACCGCCTGCTCGACAGCGGCGGCCCCAGCGTGCGGCGCTTGCCACCGGGCGCCCGGGTAGGGCGACCGGACGCGGCCTTGATGGAGGTGCTGGACGACCGCCCCGGGGCGGTGTCGAGCAGCCAGGTGGCCTTCACCTCGTTCCGTTCCTGCCTGCCGACATTGCCCGAACTGCCGCACCCGAAGAAGCCGCGCAACGGCCCGCCGCGTGAACGCGACCCGGCCTTCATTCCACCCCGCTGCCGCATGGTGTCGCTTCGCCTGAGCGACGGCACGCCGCTGCAGCTGGCGCTGGATTCACCGGCGGTCGCGCACAACGGCATCCTGGCGGTGGACCCGCTGTTCCTGACCCTGCTGGTGCTGGCCATCGCGGTGCTGGCCTATATCGTGGCGCGCATGGCCAGCGCGCCGCTGCAGCGCCTGGCCGCCGCCGCGGCTGCACTGGGCGATGACCTGCAGGGCGCGCCGATGCCGGTGACCGGGCCACTGGAAGTACGCCGCGCTGCGGAAGCCTTCAATGCCATGCAGAAGCGATTGCAGCGCCATCTGGGCGAGCGCACCCAGATGCTGGCCGCCATCACCCATGACCTGCAGACCCCGGTCACCCGGCTGCGCCTGCGCCTGGAGAACGTGGCCGATGAGACGCTGCGCGAACGTCTGGTGGGCGACCTGGCCGCGATGCAGGCCCTGATCCGCGAAGGCCTGGAGCTGGCGCGCAGTGCCGAGAGTGCCGAACAACGCGCGGCGCTGGACCTGGACTCGCTGCTGGAGAGCATCGTCGAGGATGCGGTGGAAGCCGGCGCCGACGTGCGTTTCGACAAGCCCAGTGGCGCGGTGCTGATGCTTCGTCCGCTGGCCATGCACCGGCTGTTCTCCAACCTGGTGGACAACGCGGTGACCTACGGCCAATCGGCCCGGGTCAGCGTGGAGCAGGATGCCGAGCGGGTGGTGGTGCGCATCCGCGACAGTGGACCCGGCCTGGACGGGGACGAACTGGAGGCGGTGTTCGACCCGTTCGTGCGACTGGAGACCTCGCGCTCGCGTGAAACCGGCGGCGCCGGCCTGGGCCTGACCATTGCCCGCGCGCTCGCCGAGAAGGACGGCGCGTGGCTGGTGCTGCGCAACCATCCGCAGGGCGGGCTGGAGGCGGTGGTGGAGTGGCCGGCCAGCCTGCGCGCAGCGGGCAGCCGCGGGGGCTGAGCGGTCTCGACACAAAGTGCTGCGGTTTTGCCTACTATGGGCAACCCCACCGCTTTCTCCCGCATGAGCGCGCCTTTGCCTGTCGGTTGCCATCCCGGTGCATCGCCGCCCGTCCCGCTGTTTCGTTCCCCTGGCCGGTCCTGACGGATGAGCCAAGGGGGGCGTGGTAGCCGGTGGCGGCCGGTACAACTGAACGTTATTCGACGCCTGGGCGCCGCCTTGCTGTGGCTGTGCCTGTGCGGGGTGTTGTCGTGGCCGCTGGCGGCCCAGGACGGACCACCGCCACTGCGCGACTACGCCATCGACGTATGGACTTCGCGCAATGGCCTGCCGCACAACTCGCTGCGCGACATCGCCCAGACCCCCGAAGGCCACCTGTGGTTCGCCACCTGGGAAGGGCTGGTGCGCTACAACGGGCTGGATTTCACTGTGTTCGACCGCAGTACCCGGCCGGGCCTGCGCGACAACGGCGTGGGTGCGCTGCTGGTCGACCGTAGTGGTGCGCTGTGGATCAGCGATTCGCGCGGGAACGTGACCCGGCGCGGCAGCGACGGGCGCTGGCAGGTCTACGAACACCAGGCCGGCACCCCGCAGGTGCTGATCCAGGCGATGCAGATGGACAGCCATGGCCGCCTGTGGCTGCTCTACGAAGGGCAGGGGATCGGCAGCCTGGTTCCGGACGGCGGCATCCAGTACCAGCCGCACCCGCCCGAGGTGCCGATGGCGATGAGCTTCACCAAGCTGGTGGTGGATGCGCAGGATCGGGTCTGGGTAGGCACCCTGGACGGGCTGGTGGTGCGCGACACCGACGGTGTACTGCGCCGCGCGCCGGACAGCTTCGGGCTGGGGCGCGGCCTGGTCTGGCCCTACCGCGGGCCGGACGGCGTGATGTGGATCGTGGCCTCCGAGCGCATCTACCGCATGCAGGACGGTGTGCCGCAGCTGCAGCACCGCCTGCCGGGCGTCATGCACATCACCGCGATGCTGCAGGACCGCCATGGCGACCTGTGGCTGGGCACCGAGAACCAGGGCCTGCTGCGCCTGTCGCGGCATGGCCTGGAGCGCCTGCCCACCGGGCTGTCGCTGCCCGGCGGGCGCGTTGTGAGCCTGCGCGAGGACGCCGAAGGCAGCATCTGGGTGGGCGCCAACGGCGGCCTGTACCGGCTGCGCGAAACCTTGTTCAGCAGCTTCACCGAACGCGACGGGCTCAGCGGCGACTACATCCGCACGGTGTTGGAGGACCAGCGGCGGCAGGTGTGGATCGGCAGTGCCAGCGGCCTGGACCGGCGCGATGCGCAGGGCCGGTTCTCACCGGTGACCCTGCGCAACAGCGGCGGCAAGACGCCGTCGGTGCTCAGCCTGGCCCAGGGCCACGATGGCGACCTGTGGGTCGGCACGTTTGGCGACGGGGTGTTCCGGCTGGATGCCCAAGGCCGCACGCTGCGCAACTACGGCACTGCCGACGGCCTGCCCGGCGGCAACATCCGCGCCATCAGCGTCGATCGCGCCGGGGTGGTGTGGGCCGGTACCCAGAAGGGCGTGGTGCGCATCGACGGCCACGGGGTGGAAGTGCCGCGCGTGCCGGGCATGCCGGGGGGGCTGATCACCGCCCTGGCGCACGATGCCGAGGGCGCGCTGTGGATCGGGACCATCGAAGGCATCCGCGTGCTGCGCGGCAACCGCGTGCAAAGCATCGATCTTGCCCCACTGGGTGGCGGCCGCAGCGTGTTCGGCTTCCAGCAGGTCGGCGACGCGATGTGGGTCAGCAGCGACCGTGGCCTGTACCGCTGGCAGGACGGCCGCCTGGCACGGGTCGGGCTGGAGCAGGGCATGCCGGTGGACACCGTGTTCCAGCTGGTGCCCGACCGCATCGGCAACGTGTGGATCAGCAGCAACCGCGGCGTGCTGCGCACCGACATGGCCATGCTCAACGACGTGGCCGATGGCCGCACCGCGCGAATCGAGGTGGAGCACTACAACGAGATCGACGGCATGGCCAACTCGCAGGCCAACGGCAGTTCCGGGCCGTCTGCGATCCTGCGCCAGGACGGCACGTTCTGGGTGGTGACCGCAGGGGGCCTGAGCACGGTCGACCCGCTGCGCCTGCAGCGCTTCCGCGAGCGGCTGGCGCCGCCGGCGGTGATCGAAAGCGTGCAGGTCGATGGCAAGCCGCTGCACTGGCAGGGCGCCAACCACAACAGTATTCCCGGTGGACGTCGGCTCAGCGTGAGCTATGTCGGCCTGAGCTATTTGATGTCCGAACGGATCCGCTACCGTACCCGGCTGACCGGCCTGGACAAGGGCTGGATCGAGCGCGGCCAACAGCGCAGCGTGGAGTTCATCGGTCTGCCGCCGGGTGATTACACCCTGCACGTGTCCGCCGCGCACCCCGGTGGCAGCTGGAGCGACAGCGAGGCGGTGTGGGACTTCACCGTTGAACCGTTCCTGTGGCAGCGCCGCAGCGTACAGGCGGTGGCCGCGCTGCTGCTGTTGGGCGGTCTGATCGCGCTGTACCTGTACCTGATCCACCGCTACAAGGCCAGCAACGTGCGCCTGGCGCAGAAGGTGGACGAAGCTACCCGCGACCTGCAGGCGCAGACGGTGAACCTGCAGGCGTTGAACCAGGAAAAGACCGAACTGGCCGACCGTCTGGCGGTGCAGGCCGAGCAGTTCGGCCGCCAGGCACGCGAGGATGCACTGACCGGGCTGCCCAACCGGCGCGCCTTCGATGAAGCACTGGCGCGCGACTTCGCCCGTTCCCAGCGCAGTGGCCATCCGTTGTGCCTGGTGGTGCTGGACATCGACCACTTCAAGGAAGTGAATGACCAGCACAGTCACAGCGTGGGCGACGTGGTGCTGGTGGAAGTGGCCCGCGTGATCGCCTCGGCCTGCCGCGATTCGGACATGCCCGCGCGTACCGGCGGCGAAGAGTTCACGCTGCTGCTCAACGACACCCGCCTGGCCGAAGCGGCGCAGGTATGCGCGCGCCTGCGCGGGCTGTTCCATGACCACCCGGACTGGGCCGGCGTGCCGGGCCTGAAGGTGACCTTCAGCGCGGGCCTGGTGGAACTGGATGCCGCCGACCGCACCCCGATGCTGCTCTACCAGCGCGCCGACCGCGCGCTGTACCGCGCCAAGAGCGAAGGCCGCGACCGCACCGCCATCGGGTAGAGCCGACCGTTGGTCAACCGCACGCACGCCACACCGCGTGCGGCCGACCAACGGTCGGCGCTACCTTCGGGGGGTGTCGGGTGCGGAAACGCAGCCGACCAACGGTCGGCTATACGGTTCCGGGGGTTACCGCGGCCAGGCGTTGGCGATGGTGCAGAACAGCTTGGCGGTCTGCTCGGTGTCGTACACCGCGCTGTGCGCTTCGTCGGCGTCCCAGCCCAGTCCCGCGGCGGCGGCGGCGCGGGCGAGGACGGTCTGGCCGTACGCGATGCCGGCCATGGTGACGGTGTCGAACACGCTGAAGGGATGGAACGGGTTGCGCTTGTGGCCCACCCGGTTCACCGCGGCGTTGACGAAGCCCAGGTCG
This genomic interval carries:
- a CDS encoding MacB family efflux pump subunit, which translates into the protein MTPASTGTPLLRLRDLRREFPAGDETIAVLRDVNLDIAAGEIVAIVGQSGSGKSTLMNILGCLDRPTRGSYQVAGRETGSMLPDELAELRREHFGFIFQRYHLLGDLDARGNVAVPAVYAGSPGPVRTARAEQLLQRLGLGDRMNHKPGQLSGGQQQRVSIARALMNGGEVILADEPTGALDTKSGEEVMGILGELHAEGHTIIIVTHDMSVAEHAQRIIEIRDGEIIADRINDKAPSYRAQRQPTVAAGKGHSWRAARDRFTEAFRMALLAMNAHRLRTFLTMLGIIIGIASVVSVVAMGNGSQQQILQNISALGTNTIDVYPGRGFGDMRSARVQTLKASDADALGRQSYIDSATPSVSSSVTARYRNQSATAQVNGVGEQFFRVKGVTLIAGSFFDTDAVRSLAQVAIIDENTRTQFFPNGEDPVGQVILLGNVPVRVVGVAQRQSFGFGGSTSLSVWVPYTTVMSRMLGQSHVSSITVRVDDATPMDAAQSAISKLLIMRHGTEDFFLSNSAEIRQTIEQTTRTMTLLISAIAAIALLVGGIGVMNIMLVSVTERTREIGVRMAVGARQSDIRQQFLIEAVLVCLLGGLLGVGLSLVVGWLFGKFAPDFQMLFSTASIVAAFACSSLIGVAFGFLPARNAAQLDPVEALARE
- a CDS encoding efflux RND transporter periplasmic adaptor subunit — protein: MKPRLPTTRRGRVLLLIIVIAVLGAIVAWTLRKPAAPALATTPVSRGDIEQTVEATGVIDAYKLVSVGAQASGQIKSLKVQLGDGVKQGDLIAEIDATTQQNQVLNAQATLDQVKAQRSVQQASLREAELEFARQQQMLAAEATSRAEYDAADAKLKTARAQIQSYDAQIKGRETELGTARANLAYTRITAPMDGTVVAVVAEEGRTVNANQTAPTIVMLARLDLVTVNAEVSEADVVKIKAGMPVYFTTLGEPDRKYHATLRQVNPAPSSIANDSASSSSSSSSSASSAVYYNALFDVENPDGTLRIDMTAQVSVMLKQAKGVLTIPAVALGPKTRDGQYMVRVADADGMPTPRKVKIGINNGATAEVLSGLKEGEKVVVGEGGAAAGGSGSGGRGGAQMRIGGPGMGGPRR
- a CDS encoding response regulator, with the protein product METLNPMHRLLIVDDDNDIRQLLAEQLGRAGYQVSTASDGHGMRQVLEREHVDLIVLDLNLPREDGLTLCRDLRARSNTPVIMLTARSEPIDRVLGLEMGADDYLGKPFEPRELLARIRNVLRRTEALPANLEPLAIRRARFSHWIFDLEHRHLLDPDGRVVVLSGAEFRLLRVFVGHANKVLSREQLVALSSGRSYESQDRAIDLQVSRLRNKLADDGGSDGLIKTVRNEGYVLATAVTLE
- a CDS encoding ATP-binding protein, with the translated sequence MNRLRRFFASMVGRLFVILLLGMSVAAIGATMLASSKRQQEFERQNLNRIADRLQGYVNLLDGNPELRDRLLDSGGPSVRRLPPGARVGRPDAALMEVLDDRPGAVSSSQVAFTSFRSCLPTLPELPHPKKPRNGPPRERDPAFIPPRCRMVSLRLSDGTPLQLALDSPAVAHNGILAVDPLFLTLLVLAIAVLAYIVARMASAPLQRLAAAAAALGDDLQGAPMPVTGPLEVRRAAEAFNAMQKRLQRHLGERTQMLAAITHDLQTPVTRLRLRLENVADETLRERLVGDLAAMQALIREGLELARSAESAEQRAALDLDSLLESIVEDAVEAGADVRFDKPSGAVLMLRPLAMHRLFSNLVDNAVTYGQSARVSVEQDAERVVVRIRDSGPGLDGDELEAVFDPFVRLETSRSRETGGAGLGLTIARALAEKDGAWLVLRNHPQGGLEAVVEWPASLRAAGSRGG